AGTCGAGCACGAAGGGAAAATTTCTATCAACGAACTCGCTTCAGTGTTAGTACGGCAGCTATATCCGTACGcgaaaataaagttgaaaaatctgcGCGACCTGTTCTGTACTCTACATTTTAACCACGAAAATACAAATCTTCCAGGATATGTGCTCTCctcaaaattgaagagaattAGCGTATCCTCTTTAAGGATTAGAGAGTTTGCGGTTTCGGGGATGGTAACGAAGTTGGGTACTTGATGGATTACGAAGAAGGGAAGCGAGTTTGGCGATTCGCGAGTGGCTCAAGCATATTGATTAAAAGTTTACCTGCCGCTTGATAAATGTTGAACAATTTACAGTGATGAAATATATCATTATAATATATCATGTACAATATACCGCCGAAGAAGAAAGCGTGGAGCTGAAGTAATTATTCGGGGGGCTAAAACTGAGCGAGACCGATCAGAAAATTGGATGATTCATCTCGCAGATCCGATTATTGGGAAACGACATTTGACCTGGATGGACTGAATGGTGTGATAAATTATACCTCGTCTTTTTTGGAGTTCAGCTTTTTACTCTcgagataattttttgaaagtagcTAATGGATCAAGCATTTTCCATCAGTGATTATAGATTATTTTAGGTAACTGTGAACCCCAAGTTTGAACGAGCTACTTTACTCatctcgacgacgacgacgacgacgggaTCAATCTCATATGAAGGAAAATATTGCCAAGGATTTTTAAGAAGCTCCGCAAAATCAGAATACGTCGGTCCAGTTCGTTCCGCTTTAAGGCTACTTCGGTAAATACGTACGCGAAAACATGTATTTCCGGACAAAAATCCCAAAGGTTAACAATATTGTTATAATTGGGAATCAGACTGTAACCCAGAGAGCTTCATCCGCCGCTGATCATCCTTTGCTTTTATCCGTTGGCCACGTTTTGATTTGATATTCCTCTTGGCGTAAAACGGCGGAGAATATCGTTCTGCCAGTATTACGTTTTTACATTTATGTCGATAAGAATAATATGAAGAATTGTATTAATAAACGGAAATGGGATTTTGGTTTGCACCGATCAgtcaacgataaaaaaatttcagaaaaagaaaattacgcGCACTGTCGATAGAGTCAAACTTTGACTTAAACTTGTAATGATTATCCGAGTATAacgtaaaaacatttttaaattcgttgGAAAAGTTAAAAGCAATTTGTGCGCTTCGTTTAACTTGAGCGAAAGTGAAAGGAACCCTGTACCACTCACGTCAATATGGTAAAAAGGtgatgatggaaaaaaaaagtgactgACAATAAAACCGAGAGTGTAACAATAACATTATGCATACATAATAAATTTAGTCAATGCATAGAGCTTTCTACAGCTTTCAAATTGAGATCGCGTTGTGATTGcatgattttttgaaacaagttgaaagaaataaaagtgttgtttttccgacattttaaaaactattcaaataaaataccaCCTTCCATGAAAGTGGAATGAATCATTATTTCACTGGTTATTACCGATATGGAATAATTGGGAGGAATTCGAGAGGGTCGGATAAAGAAATATTCTGgttttatcgaattattttttaataagtATGCCGTAGATCTCCTCAGCATAATAAAGCACATCGATAAAAACACGAACTTGTTGAAATaagatttgtttttcatttgaagCGATCAGATTTCATACTTATTTAAACAACGATATCAAGTGTTAAATCAGCTTGGTATTTCGCCTTTATCATTTATACGTAAATTTACTCGTCTATCGATAGAATgcttaaatatttatattcccacgatattttgaaattcattcgcgAACACAATTCTATTCAGTCACTCGTTACAAGCAGCTCAGTTTTCCAGCCAGGCTCATTAGCTGGAAATCTTTGCTGCCTAATCGATCTTTAATCATATTATCGACTATAATAACATTAAAACATTACAGTGATAATTAACTAGACTAAACTTATAATCCTAACcgtcggtaaaaatttttattccttatcaataaataaccacgtttttatttcaactcttGTCTTCGTTTACactcattatttttacaccgcaacaaattcatcgatacatacaggtatataaatattcatacgaTCATTACACATTGCTATTTCGACGAATagcgaattttcaatttacaaataattaacGGACTTCAGCTAACCGTAATTTATAATACACACGGCTGTCTTCGTCTCGTTACCTAGCCAATTGGATTGGTAGGTCAGATATCATCGGGGATACACGGAAAAAGGAATGAGAGCTGAACAATTAGAAAAGTaacgcacaaaaaaaaaaaaaaaaaaaaaaaaaaagaaaagaaacactAGAAACAGAAGAGAAAGCATCGAATCGTCACAAATCTTTACTGCGTTTCCCTGCGCTTGGAACgtgaaacttgatttttctgTAATTGATGTAAAGTCGGTCAATTTAGTTCGGAACCACGAGAGGTGGGTCATTAATGAAATTAGAGCAGCAGGCACAGCTAATTGATTTAACTACAATCAAGCAATTTCCCCGAGAGGAGAGTATTTCATTCtgtttatttacttttcttcccctccccctcccccccgtGCCGAGTAGGTACAAGGATTTTTCCTCAGACCTTATTCACCCttgacccgtcgctccgcgtttCCCGTTCGCTGATCCCCCCGACCCGATTTCTACGGTTGAACGAAAGTCATTCGAGAAAGAggataaaattgttttctgcTCCGTGGGCTCGCCGAACCCTCCCTATTCTCATCCCACCCTCTGTAACCATGCTAACCCAATATTcatgtattttcaattttcttaccTCGCCTTGGTATAATACTTAAAACAGTTTCAATTCCTCCGTAGATAAGAGCTATCcgaaacatatacatatagcaACGTTTATGCGTCGTTGAGGGAATTGTGgtttgatttcgaaaatttttcacccggaAAATGGACCCGTGGAATAAAAGAACCCGCTATTATCTCGGTCTCAGGTATTTACTctattttttcacgttcatGATAATCCCCATAGAATTGGATTCTTTCGCACAAGGTTTTTTATCACCGAATTTAATCGAATGGAAAGTTGCGTTGAAAAATCTGCgtgagacattttttttagtttttaatttccaaTTCCCTGACGTGAAAGGTTCCACGTCCATGATTTCATTGAACAAAGGAAAATCTCAATttcgaatgtaaaaaattttgaaataatatcgGCATATTTCAGGACCTCACATTGTTGGGTTCGTAATaacaaaaacacacacacggCAATATCGATGCTTGTGAAAACATTGCTTCAGATATTCTTCTTTATCACTTCAAGGACAATCCGTTGCCAAAGAAATCTAATAATCTGAGGATTATCGTTGATAAGCTTGATAACTTGTCGACAACTTTTCCGGCAACAAGAATAAAGATTCCGCAGAAATTATTCTATTGATTGTAATATAATCGCAATATCAGTTTCATATATAATCACACAATTTGACAACGGCAGAGGGTTTGGGTAAGAATTCGGGAAAAAATGGCTTCCGATGGTTACGCAAACGCTGACGCTTGAAATTTACGTAATTAAATTTGTAAGAGAAACAGCCGTTTGTCGTAACTGGATAGAATTTTGAACGAGGTTGTTCGCCGCTCGCTCTTTATCGAATAAAACGAATACCTAGTTACATAATGCCTATAAGTATACGTCCTGGCCTGTCGGTGCATCGAGTATTCTGGGAGTAAACTTTGACGGCAATTCGATAATCTAAGTTCATGCGACAAGCGCGAGTTCTTAGCTTAAAAATCgagtgaacatttttttcacgtcaatCACCTTACATCCCCCTCGCTTTCTCCGTGCTGCGTACATATAGTAATATACGCTTTTTCTTACCTTCATTCTTTCAAGACTGTGATGTATGAgaagtgaaattttgacaCCCCTGAATGATCACAAGGATCGTACCTTTAACAAGAGAAGAAGGTACTTTTACGAtttaaaatatgcaaaaagGAATTAGCGTCGGGATTTGATTTCGAGTAAGCACAGCTTCCGATGCTTTCACACAAAGTAGAGTATACACTGAGGAAAGTTTCCATCGTTATACTTACCATGGAAAATTCTGCTTCGAATCACAAGAAAATGTGATACAATTAACTATTTAGAATAATTACAGTTGTCAGTACTAGATTTTCCGGTAATTGCAATATTAAATCTGGCTGCTTGGTTTCTCGATAAAGTTAAATAGCCGACAATATCTCAAAAATGATTGCAACAGTTACAATGAAAATATAGTACGATTGAgcataataaaaaatggaacaaaAACACATACCCACCTATAGATGTTCTGGTTACATCTAAAAAGCtcatttattctcattttgtACCGAGAAGTATATTTCTCGTctacggtaaaaaatgaaaatagtcaaggactgtaCAGTGACCACAATTAGGAATTTCTTTCGGCGGATGATCGAGTTTTCAACACGCGAGAAAATACAGATACAGGAGTTTTTGCACAGCCATTTAGCGCGAGGCATTGCAGGGGGTATAACGCAACGAACAGACGGAAGGGTTAAAAGCAGCTGACTTGAATCGGGGCATTGGCAGGCCTGTATCATACGTAAGTGCTCTGTATGTCAGTCTGCTGCGTCGCCGGGTGCCACTTCTTCATTATCCTGGGCTTGAAGAGCTGGCCGAAGGTCGTCCGGAATTGCCGCGACATCGAGCAGTAGAGAATGAAGTTAATGGCGCCGTTCAGTAGGGCGAGGATGTCCATAATCTCCCCCAAATTGTGGTAGCAGTTCCGGAAGAAACAGTCGCCCAGCACGCCCGAAAGCAGGCCCAGAATCCCCTGCGGGAATTCGGTGACGAGAAAGAGGAGCAGCACCGCAACCATCATCCGAGTTGTCCGGTCAGTCCGTCTCTCGGATTTACTGGCTCTCCGGGAGCCTCCGTTCTTCATTGTGTTAATGGCGCACGGATTGTAATCCCTCAGCGCCTGCTTTCTTCCCTTCGCCCTGTTGAAtagattcaatttttccttctcattcGCGCTTTGTTAAGTCTCGTAGTAAGCGAAAAGCATCGACAGTCAAGAGAGtgacgaaatttttcgccactatttcataaaaataactCGTAATTTCTGAATAGATAGGCTAGGGGGCTCCAGGGTCGCCagaatcccccccccccccaagtCGCCAAATCGATCTACTGCGCAACGGCGGGAAATCCGTGAAGGTGGAATGCGCGGTAGATGGATTTGTGGACTTGGGAAATACACCGTTTTTCTAGGttccttttcaaattttgcatggagatgttgaagaaaaaatatttaacaatataGCAACGAGTTTGcttactcttttttttatctttttgaaagtaattaCTTTAAAGAGAATAACAGGGTAGATCCACCATTTTTGGTCACTGTACGATTCGTCGCTGCTATTGTAAGACTTTTTAATCAATAATTTCGCTGCCACTCACGTCAATTACTAAAACACGACGCTTAAGCAAGTTTTAGAGAGAACTGTTTCATACTCGATACAGTTTTTGTTGTTTAAAAGTAGACACTTGCGTGGATCAAATCACTTTTGCACCACGTGTGGTCATAACCTTACAATTAGGTTTCATACATAATGCCGAAATTGGATCAAACGATGGCAATAACTGGTAAGAAAGCCATAAAAAGGGATAAATCTTCACCATATGGAAGATTAATATTGCATGACCAGAGCAAAGCCGGAGAAGTTCATCGCCCGAAGTGCATGGATGATCATGACTATACTTTTGTCATCTTGTTTGCCGCATCAGGTTGATAAATTATAGAAgaatcatatttttgaaacccTTGACACAAACAATCTGATCCGAAAACTCGACCTACCCGTCAACTCTAAGCTTTTACTCGTGAACAAAGACGCGTTAGTTTTGTTCCACGATTACAGTTTGTCTGTTCGATTCAGTAAAGTGACGTCATATCAGAAATAAATCCACATCTAAAACACCGAATTTGCTGCTATTTAATGGCCAATGTTTCTATAATTATACCAAACAGTAGAcggttcgaaaaaaattcgaaaattatctACAACCGATAacaagattccaaaatttttctctcgatCAGAGATTTTTATGCAAGTAAAAGGACTACAGCTGGCTTACTTGTACAAGGCTTTGATCAGCCAGCAGCTAATGACGGTCAGAATCAGGCAGGGAAGGAGCTTGACGACTACGGCCAACACCCAAAAGTTCAACTGAATAAGGAAGCCCTTTCCCGTCGTGTCTGCGTCCATCGCATCGACGTAGTAAAGTATTTCCACCCGACCATTTTCCTCCAGCCTTTCCTCCCTGATCTGCAGACAAGGATTTGGTCATCCCGacgatttatttcaatcactgTTCCGCAAACCTACAGGGTGTCCCATTTTAAAAAGTTTgctcaaaaatatcgaaaactaTGTAAGCAgcattaaattgaaaaatgcttCGGACAGAAGTTGTTATATTTGAAGGGGAGGCTCATCGCATGAGCATCCAAGTTTGTGGGTCCGGGGCCTTTGCTGGGCCCATTGAAGCCCAACTTAAGTCTTTCCCGCTAATTTGTTCAGTTTTCGATGTATTTGagcatattttaaaaaatggtttaCCCTGTAAATCAGAATCTGTAAATAACGTGAACTCACCCCGAAGACCAGATAGCTTGGAGCGCAGGCGATGAAAGGGGCGAGAAAACTGCTCCAGAGTGCGACTCTGCACCGAGCAGCAGTGCACCAGGCATGATTGTGTTGCGGGAACCTGAAATGGTCCAAAAGCTAGTATTTGTTCATGGCGGAAATTAAAATCGTTCAACCGGGAGGAAGCGTTTCAAAAAGTTACAACCGCAAGCGGATTGGCCGACATGTGAGAACTGAGCTTCCTCTCTGAATGCCAATATTTATGCAGAGTTATTACTTCCCCTCCGGACCGAAGCCTGGAATTTGCATTATGCCGGTGTATTTTTATGGCCACCATTCCACCCGTACGTCACCTTTGATAGGGAACAGTATGTGCCGCGTTCCACTCGTGTCGTAAAGTTGCCCGAGGAGAACTCGATGTTAACggatttataaatatttatacgaaCCCAATTCCTCCCCCCGCGCTCATGTAATATGTGATACGCCGGAATCGGAAGACGCGTTTTTCGCGCCATGGACCTCTTCACGCGTTATAAATTGCGTCGTAGAGTCGATAGGCGATCGGATTACCGTGAATTTCGGCGGTCCGTCGCTCCTGACCATCCTTCTTCcacccttttttcttttttttttaacgtttctGTGAAATTCGGTCTCGATGGCTTCCTTTCCGCGCTGTTTACACCTTTGATCAACCCTTATGTCACTGCCGGTGCCTCTGTCAGACGCCTACCACTTTTTGTAAACCCTGCAGTGTCAACGGTCCGCACAGTAATGGCCTCGTCGAGAAACACTATATCCTTCGGATAATATTGCCCGAGCTATCTCTGCCACCTTGGCATCCTCCGCAAGCCGACTCGCCACTCTTTTTACCAAAGTTTTTTCCACCAGTCTGACGCACGGGACTGTTTTCACTCGGCAGACGTTTCCATAATTTACTTACGCAGCTCATATTTCCTACTTTTCATCAAAACTTTCTCCTGTATTTTATCCAATGTATACTTTGGCCTCCCCATGTCGGGGATGATATTCCAGCTGCACTTTGTCGGCTTTTGCAATAACGGGATGGCCAACTATATGTCTATATAATCTTCGTTATTCGAGTTTATTCTGTAGTAATATAAGTAACCGCTTAATTGTGTTTCGACTTGACCCTAAATTATTGCCACCACCCGAAACGACTCTTGACTGTTCCTTCTAGCCGGTTAAAATTTGATATGTTAGTCGTGATTTATTACTGCTAACGTAACGATTCTACGATTCTGGAAGAGGTTGACTTGGTCGGTGTTGAAATTCCGTTGATTATTTGTCTGGTCCCTTTTACCTCAtcttttatttcgttttgcTAGGACCATATTAGGCTTTGGAGGCTGAAAGAGTGCCGAATTCAAACTTTTGTTTAACTTTCCTAAAAACTTTGttggaaacttgaaaaatcgGGATCCCAAGGACCGCAACACGCGCCATCAGACTCGGCCATATCCaatcgtaatgaaaaatttatgaagGCTTCTTTTGAGCGCCACTATTtcgtacaaatttattttagatTCGTAGCACTTAGGCGGTACGATTATCGTCTTGAAAAAACAGAGACGCGTTAATATTCCGGAATGAATCTTGTCCGTTAAGGCAGAGAAAACAAACCCAAGCCGTCTTCATCGCGAAATAACTTTACGACCTACGTTaggaaaatatataatattcgatAGAGTGCGCACTGGAGAATGATCCTCCTTCCAAAGATACGACCATACAGCTGAGTTACGAGCTAAGAATTGGGGCTTGCGAAACCTCACGATCACGGGGAATTCGTCAAAGTGCTTTTTTGTCAGCTTGACGCGACATTAGAGAACATCTGTTTGATCAGACCCTAAACTGTCGAAAGAAGTTTCGGGAGTGACAATTGAGTTAGAGAGGCCGTTCAGCTTGGCTTGTGGTCTCGAATCACGAATCGAGGCAAGAGgaatggaaagaaagaaaaaatcaatccaTTTGCTCTCCGTGTCCTATTCGCGGTGGACAGGAAGTCAATAAAAATGGATTTCCAACACGGTCTGGGGTTGAGAAGAGCACGAGGAGCATTTTCACTTTGGTGGGCCGTGTAAATCGGTTCACCACGTTAACTCTCGGAAACTTTTGCCATTGGGGAGAATGCGCTTGAAGATACCAAAACTGAACCTTAATCCCGCACCCTAATCGGACAGGGATCACCTCCGAGGGTGAAGCTTAAGTGTACAACTCGAGGACGATCGATAGTGCATTGGCAATGTTTCGGTTCCACGACATTACCTAATTGCCACCATGACTGAGAGATGTGGCACGGGTACAACGGGTTTGTCATCACGCCGCCATATCGCTGGAATCGTTTCCGAACCGATTCCTGGTCGAGTACCTCGTCACGATGTGGAATTCATTCGTTGTAAGCTGCGGTCAGCTTGAGCGACAACCCGGAGGCGATCGGGTTCCGATTTCAAGCGGAAAATCAGCGGTCAGGTGGTGCGATTGCAGTGAAATATATACCATCAAAGGCGATTCTACACCGAGGTAAACTGGTTCAATCAAAATCCACCGCAGTCTCCGAAACGAATCTGATCCTATCAACTGCTTTTAACGATTACGTCGCATCAAGCACGATGTTGATAGCCTTCAATGACGTTTCTGAGTTCAGTTTGTTACCGGAGGTAATTACATCTGCAGGCTTTACCATGGTAGTGCAAGCCTAGTAGACCAGGTTGATTTCTTCTCGTCATATTACGACGACCAACGAAAAGTCGTACGAGATAGGAATGCGAGGGCATGAAAGAGTCGCGTCAACGGTCCCAATAAATTCAATTCGTTCGTAAATTAGGGCTTACTGACCTGATGGCGATGTACCTCCAGACGGCAAGAGTGAGGGTCAATCCTATGCTGATGGTGTGCAGGGCTTGGGCGAAGTGCATGTGGAAGAGCACGAAGACCGCCCATCCGTAAGGAAAGACCTTGTGTCCCGGAAGGATGAGGTACTTGTAGACGGCGAATGGAACGTACTCGAACATGACGAGCATATCGGCGGTCGCGAGTCCTGTGAGTATGCGATTTATGGGTGCCGAGGCCATGTCCTTCCGGGTGAGAACGACGATGTTCAGCATATTCGCGACGCTTCCAAATATGCAGACTATCAGGGCAACGTAGCCGTGGTAAACCTTGTAGGAGAGGGCAAGGTCGCGAACGACACCGTTGCAGTAGCAGTATTTCTCCTCGGTCGAAGAAATGGTCGTCCTAGTCGTCGGAAGGTTTGGGAAGCTGAAGTTGTTCAGGTAGTCGATGTCCTCTTCGGTTATATTAAGCTTCTTGTACAAGTCCGATATGTTCTCGTGGCGATTCATCATCGTTACTTCGTACAACAAGTGCTTAAGGTAGAGTAGCGTTCAGCT
The Neodiprion fabricii isolate iyNeoFabr1 chromosome 1, iyNeoFabr1.1, whole genome shotgun sequence DNA segment above includes these coding regions:
- the LOC124180938 gene encoding G-protein coupled receptor dmsr-1 produces the protein MMNRHENISDLYKKLNITEEDIDYLNNFSFPNLPTTRTTISSTEEKYCYCNGVVRDLALSYKVYHGYVALIVCIFGSVANMLNIVVLTRKDMASAPINRILTGLATADMLVMFEYVPFAVYKYLILPGHKVFPYGWAVFVLFHMHFAQALHTISIGLTLTLAVWRYIAIRFPQHNHAWCTAARCRVALWSSFLAPFIACAPSYLVFGIREERLEENGRVEILYYVDAMDADTTGKGFLIQLNFWVLAVVVKLLPCLILTVISCWLIKALYKAKGRKQALRDYNPCAINTMKNGGSRRASKSERRTDRTTRMMVAVLLLFLVTEFPQGILGLLSGVLGDCFFRNCYHNLGEIMDILALLNGAINFILYCSMSRQFRTTFGQLFKPRIMKKWHPATQQTDIQSTYV